In one Cyprinus carpio isolate SPL01 chromosome B2, ASM1834038v1, whole genome shotgun sequence genomic region, the following are encoded:
- the LOC109102743 gene encoding phakinin-like, with amino-acid sequence MPLPRRRSSFLGQAASERPGGVGHMSAAGTSAPRGVFVGMAPTGGTSSLGARVSRRALGINSVFLHCLRSTSIPVVTQPKDIGHQFGFDSLNTCLLEYRDKVHALEQLNQQLEEQIRHCLDRKAVSAGTWTGLKQDWEDVYMQVSEAILDNARLMLQTENVQANAEDFKERYESEQPFRKAVEEEINSLYKVIDDANLTRMDLENEIESMKNELMNLEQNHIEDVKVLYKQISGHEVDEPDAPTETSLDQILAFIRSHWEKVIERNRAETDAYLECKQADSVKSKLSREEEELESLKTECNDAGCKIQSLQAETESIRALKRGLENALNDAKHWHDIELRNLGSVVGKLEAELNDVRGDIEQQRRDYETLLDNKMKLEMEIGTYHGILDGEESRFYSSTFSGCSSVPEGRTDPTSGPQSSPQTEGSNAPVAPEESKLD; translated from the exons ATGCCTCTGCCACGACGCCGATCCTCCTTCCTGGGCCAGGCTGCTTCCGAGCGGCCCGGCGGTGTGGGCCACATGAGTGCAGCAGGCACCTCTGCGCCTCGGGGAGTGTTTGTAGGCATGGCTCCCACCGGAGGAACCAGCAGCCTGGGTGCACGTGTGTCCCGCAGAGCTCTGGGCATCAACAGTGTGTTTTTGCATTGCCTTAGAAGCACCAGTATTCCTGTGGTGACCCAGCCCAAAGATATTGGCCACCAGTTTGGCTTCGACAGCCTCAATACGTGCCTCCTGGAGTACCGCGATAAAGTTCACGCTCTGGAGCAACTCAACCAACAACTGGAGGAACAGATCAGACACTGCTTGGATCGTAAAGCCGTCAGCGCCGGGACATGGACTGGCCTGAAACAAGACTGGGAGGATGTTTATATGCAG GTCAGTGAGGCTATCCTGGACAACGCTAGACTTATGCTCCAGACTGAGAATGTTCAAGCCAATGCAGAGGACTTTAAAGAAAG GTATGAGAGTGAGCAGCCTTTCCGTAAAGCTGTGGAAGAGGAAATTAACTCTCTGTACAAAGTCATAGATGACGCAAACCTGACCAGGATGGACCTGGAGAATGAGATTGAGAGTATGAAGAATGAGCTGATGAATCTGGAACAAAATCACATTGAG GATGTTAAAGTGCTCTATAAGCAGATATCCGGCCATGAGGTTGATGAGCCAGATGCTCCCACTGAGACCAGCCTGGACCAGATTCTAGCTTTCATCCGCTCCCATTGGGAGAAGGTCATTGAGAGGAACCGTGCTGAGACTGATGCCTACCTGGAGTGCAAA CAAGCTGACAGTGTGAAGAGTAAGCTGAGTCGAGAGGAAGAGGAGCTTGAGAGTCTGAAGACTGAGTGCAACGATGCTGGGTGCAAGATTCAGAGTCTGCAGGCCGAAACCGAATCTATTAGAGCTCTG AAACGAGGCCTGGAGAATGCTCTCAACGACGCCAAGCACTGGCATGACATTGAGCTCCGAAATCTGGGCTCCGTTGTCGGAAAGCTGGAGGCTGAACTCAACGACGTCCGCGGGGACATCGAGCAGCAGCGTCGTGACTATGAAACCTTACTCGACAATAAGATGAAGCTGGAGATGGAGATCGGAACATATCACGGAATCCTGGATGGAGAGGAAAGCAGATTCTACTCCTCAAC GTTCTCCGGTTGTTCTTCAGTCCCTGAGGGACGAACTGATCCCACATCTGGACCACAAAGCAGTCCACAGACTGAAG GTTCTAATGCTCCTGTTGCTCCAGAAGAAAGCAAGCTGGATTGA